A region from the Aegilops tauschii subsp. strangulata cultivar AL8/78 chromosome 5, Aet v6.0, whole genome shotgun sequence genome encodes:
- the LOC109741417 gene encoding uncharacterized protein: protein MVGQNGNQNGHHSKLSDFQRTKPPSFSQVIDPLEADDWLRTIEKKLEIAHTEEDDKDPFATHYLEGAAAIWWDDAKGMWPADEEITWKKFKDHFRKYHIPAGIMMVKQREFLALIQGSQSVSEYLHKFNHLAWYSLYDVAAEQRKIYRFLGGLNQHLRCTLSMFDFPDFQTLVNKALIAKREHKLIHDSKTTRNDHKRKFEPRKDGQPVQKARTWQHTQVEYKPNWQQNVNKTTTQVKNVITNPV, encoded by the coding sequence atggttgggcagaatggaaatcAAAACGGTCACCACTCCAaactgtcagattttcagagaaccaagcctcccagtttcagtcaaGTTATTGATCCCTTGGAAGCAGACGATTGGTTACGAACtattgagaaaaagcttgagattgctcATACTGAAGAGGATGACAAGGATCCGTTTGCTACGCATTATCTCGAAGGAGctgccgctatatggtgggatGATGCGAAAGGCATGTGGCCTGCTGATGAAGAAATCACTTGGAAAAAATTCAAGGATCATTTTCGCAAATATCATATACCTGCTGGTATTATGATGGTCAAGCAGCGTGAATTCCTCGCGCTCATCCAAGGCAGCCAGTCTGTTAGTGAGTATCTGCATAAGTTCAATCACTTGGCCTGGTATTCCCTCTATGATGTGGCCGCAGAACAAAGAAAGATTTACAGATTTCTTGGAGGATTAAACCAGCACCTCCGGTGCAcactcagtatgtttgatttcccagaCTTCCAAACTCTGGTAAACAAGGCCCTCATTGCTAAAAGAGAGCACAAGCTTATACATGACAGCAAGACTACCCGTAATGATCACAAGCGCAAGTTCGAGCCTAGGAAGGATGGTCAACCAGTACAAAAGGCTCGTACTTGGCAGCACACTCAAGTAGAGTACAAGcccaattggcagcagaatgttaacaaAACCACTACCCAAGTCAAGAATGTCATAACCAACCCGGTGTGA